In Gimesia panareensis, the genomic window CGCCCACGAAGGGTTGGACCAGTGGGGCTACGGGCTGTCGTCGGTGCGGTTCATCTGCGGAACCCAGTCGATTCATAAGGAACTGGAACAGAAGCTGAGCTCGTTTCTGGGGACCGAAGATACGATCCTGTATACATCCTGCTTCGATGCGAACGGCGGGCTGTTTGAGACGCTGCTCACGAAAGAGGATGCCATCATCTCGGATGAGCTGAACCACGCGAGCATCATCGACGGCGTCCGTCTCTGCAAAGCCCAGCGGTTCCGTTACAAGAACAACAACATGCAGGACCTGGAAGAACAGCTCAAGGCAGCTGCCTCGGCCCGGTTCCGCATGATTGCCACCGACGGTGTGTTCTCGATGGACGGTTATATTGCCAACCTCCCGGCGATCTGCGATCTGGCAGACAAGTATGATGCACTGGTGATGGTCGACGATTCCCACGCCGTCGGCTTCATGGGCCAGCACGGCAAGGGGACGCATGAATTCCATGACGTAATGGAGCGGATTGACATTCTGACGGGAACGCTGGGCAAGGCGCTGGGTGGTGCCAGCGGGGGCTATACTTCTGGTCGCAAAGAGATCGTGGAACTGTTGCGGCAGCGGTCGCGGCCGTACCTGTTCTCGAATTCGGTCGCACCGCCGATTGTGGCTGCGTCGATCAAAGCCATCGATCTGCTGACGGCTTCGACGGAACTCCGCGACAAGCTGGAAGCGAATACGAAACATTTCCGCGCCGGCATTTCGCAGGTCGGCTTTGATGTGCTGGAAGGCGAACATCCCATCGTCCCGATCATGCTGGGTGATGCAGCGCTGGCCGCCCGTGTGGCGGATGCGTTGCTGCAGAAGGGGATCTACGTGATCGGCTTCTCGTATCCCGTGGTGCCGCAGGGTAAGGCACGGATCCGAACCCAGATTTCCGCTGCCCATTCGATTGAAGACCTGGATTTTGCGATCGAGAAATTCAAAGAGGTCAAACAGGAACTGGGGATCTAGGTAGTGTTTCTTAATTCGGATGGTCTATACCAAAGTCGTTTCAACCGGGGCTAACGCCCTGCGGCTAATTTTCTTTTCTGTTGTTGAAGTCCTGAAAACAAGGGCAAGAGCACACCCTCGGCCACGGTAAAGAATCACATAGCTATCGCGATTGACCTCTTAATCACGCTGAAATGTATTAAAGAAACGCCACCTAGCGGGACTCGGCCGGCTGTTTCTTCGTGGAAACAGTTGATTGAGGCACAAAGCCCATGACGGCATATTCGAAGCGGGTGCGGCCACTGCTGTCGGCCCGCATGCGTTCGGCAACCAGGGGTAGCCCCTGTGTGGCGGCAAATCGGACGGACGCTTTGGCATCTCCATAAGAAAAGAGGATGATCACCAGGCTCTTGGGCTGCGGCGTGGTTTTGTAGACAGCATAGAAGCGATCGACAAACTCCTCTTTCGTAGCCGCCCGGAAGTCAGCCGACTTGTCGCCAATCTGCAGTTGAAAGACGCCGTTCTCGGTCAGATAGAGATCCCAGATGTCGCTGCGTTTGGTGAGTTCGTCGTAGGTCAGAAAGTGCCGCACGACATCTTCACCCCGGGCCTCGGCGAGTTCCTTGAGTTGCTTGCGGATTCGCTCCCGTTGTTCGCGGGTTTCCGGGGAATCGGGGGTGCCTTTGGATTTCAGCAGCGGATCCAGCGTGTCTTCCGGTAGCTGAAACAGCTGCTGCACGAGTTCCCCGACCCGGTCGCGCTGATCACGCAGGCGTTCGATCTGCTCGGACTGTTCCATCTGCGTTTTTTCTGACTGCTGCTGGAGCATCCGGAAACTTTTTTGAGACGTTTCATAGGCCTCTCTGGACTTTTCAATCGATTGCAGGGCTTTGGCATTTTCTGTGGTCAGCTGCAGTAACCGTTCCTGCTCTGCGGCGCTGCGTTTTTCCAACTGCGCTACCTGCTGCTCTGCCTGCGTGACTTTGGTCTCGGCTCGCTGTTCGATGCGGGCGGTCGTTTCCTGCGTGTCCATGAACTGTGCGAAAATGACAATCAGGAGCAGGTCGAGCAGAGGCGTGAGTTGAAACGTTAAACGGCGACGGCTGATCATGGATTCGCAGCGCTCCCCTCCGCCAGTGCCAGTTCCCGCTTGGCCCGTACGACGGTATCGCGGACATGCTGCCGGTTTTCGACCAGTCCCAGAAAGGAGGTTTCGAGGACACTGTTGATAAACATCAGCAGGATGGCAGCGGCCAGTCCGGCGAAGGTGGACCAGATGGCATCACCGAAATGGCTGACGATGGAGCTGATGGCCGAACCGGTCTCGGCACCGGCGTTCGTCTGCAGGGCCGCCCCCATCGCGAGGATGGTCCCCAGGACCCCGGCCAGCGGGTAGGCTTCAATCATCGTGCGGCAGATGTTATAGCAGGTCTCGAAGAAATGCGAATTGAGGTAGCGGCGTTTTTCATCGAGGATGTGCACGCGTTCGGAGAGGACCTTGCGGTCGGCGGGGTTGGCCCCCGGTTCAATGGTTTCGTTGACGTCCGCCAGAAAGGCTTCGATCTGATCGGAAAGGTGTCCGGTGGAATCGAGCAGGCTGCGGTGTTTGAGGCCGCGGGTGAAGTCATCCAGGGACGAGGCGATGCCCCGCAGGTCGCGGCGGGACCAGACCCAGAGTACGAAGAAGAAGAACAGGTGTGCTCCACAGGCCAGAATGATGATGAAGGTGGAGAGTCCTGAAAGCTGGCTTAAGTACTGCGACATCAATGACACCTGGAGTAGAAAATGGTTGTGGTCCTGTTCTTCAGTCTGACCTGGCGCGCGGCCCCTGTCCAGAGAACGGCATTATTAGCAGGATCGATCAAAATCATCCGGATTCCTTGATGTTTCCTGTCGATCAGGGCAGGCAGCGTATTTTACCTTCCAGTCACAACGAATATAACGAAAAAGGATGCCGCCTTCCGCAGAAGAGGGCATCCTTTGAGAGTCTGGTTGAGTGATTCCCGCTGGGATCAGGCACCATATTTTTCCAGGCGACCGGCGTGGGCCATGGCCATGGACATCAGGTACTTGGCTTCGAACTGCCCCAGTCCGCCCTTGATGCACTCGGATTCACCGAAGCTCTGGCAGGCATCGAAGCGGGCATTTTCCGCAGAGAGCAGCACGGGCACGGGATGCCAGCTGTGCGACTTCATCTTGGACGGTGTGCTGTGGTCGCCAGTGACGATCAGCACGTCCGGGTTAAGCGCTTTGATACGGGGAATGCAGGAATCGACTTCTTCGGTTTTGGCGACTTTGGCAGCGAAGTTACCGTCTTCGCCGGTGGAGTCGGTGTATTTGTAGTGCACGAAGAAGAAATCGTAATCGTCCCAGATTTTTTCGAGGCGATCCATCTGCGATTCGAGGGTCTGGCCGGCATCCTGGACGTCCATACTGACCAGGCGGGCCAGCCCGCGGTACATCGGATAGACGGCGATGGCAGCAGCACGGGTGCCGTAGACTTCCTCGAAGGTAGGGATCTCCGGCATCTTGGCGATGCCCCGCATGGTAAGCAGGTTGGCAGGACGATCGTCTTTGAGGATCTCCGTTGCCTGCTTCAGAAACTCTTTCAGAATGTCGGCTGTCTTCTGAGAAGCTTCGTTGTTTCCGACCGGTTCCAGCGGAGGGACACCGGTTTTCTGGGGATCGGTATCATGGATATCGCCGCCCAGACCTTTGGCCCGCAGGACAATCACCAGGCGGTATTCTTTTACGGGACGGACGAAAACTTCAACGCCGGGAATTTCGATCTGATCGAGTTTCTTGCAGAGTTCGACGCCGATCTCGCTGGCGATGCGGCCGGCACGACGGTCGGTGATGTTGCCGTCATCGTCGAGCGTGCAGAAGTTGCCGCGGATGGCGACGTCGTCGGGACCGAGTTCAAAATCGATGCCCAGGGCTTCGAGCACACCGCGACCGATGTTGAATTCGAGCGGATCGTAGCCAAACAGACCCAGGTGACCGGGACCGCTGCCCGGAGTGATGCCGGGGAGCACGGGAATGCTACGTCCGAGGGTTCCGTTCTTGGCCAGTTCGTCGAGGTTGGGGGTGTTGGCTGTTTCCAGTTCGGTTTTTCCGCCCGGTTCCAGCGGGAGTCCGCCCAGTCCGTCTGAGACGAGCAGGACGATCTTGGAATCATTCTTCTTCTGCAGTTTTTTCATTAACGCATGCAAATCAGCCATTGAAATAATCAAACCTTATATGCTTATGTTTCTATATGAGGGAAGCGGACCGTGAGCCCGTTCCGTACGATTTCCGTCTGAAGCTATACCATAGCGGAATCCCGGGAAATTGTTAAGCAGGACGGCGGGACATTCAGAACCCAGGCGGTAATTAGCGGGGGTTCTCTGCGGGAGTATTGGCGGTGAGGCGATCCCGGAAAAACTGCAGGCTTTCGGTGGCCATCAGCTCGGCATTGTAGTACTGGCGGACGCGTTCGTAACCCTGTTGTGCCAGCTGTTTACGGTAATCCTTGTCCGCGTAGAGGAGTTCCCAGGCCTCGACGAGCGCCTGGGTATCGCCGGGAGGATACAGCAGCCCGCCGCCCGTCTGATCAATCAGTTCGGGAAAGGCACCGTGGTCAGGCTGAACGACAGGCACCCCGTTCGCCAAGGCTTCCAGCACGAAGATCCCTTTGGGTTCCTGGTAGTCAGTTGGTACAGAGAGGACCGAAAGACTTTTATAGAAGTCGACCTTCTCCTCATGGGAAGCGGGGCCGCCCCAGTATTGATAGGACTCCTTTAGTTCCGCCAGCGGAGCCGTGGTCTCCTGAAACCAGGCTTCGTTCTCTTTCCCCAGAAAGCCTCCGACCAGCAGGCGGCTGTCGGGATGTCGTTCGTGGAAGATCTGGAACGCTTCGACGACGTTCTGCAGTCCCTTCTCTTTGCAGATCCGGGCGAAGAAGCCGATGGTGAAGGGTGCGTCGACGCTGGTCTCGGGAGTACCATCATAGCCTTCCAGGTTGATGCCGAGCAGGACCTTGTGGAAATGATCGACGGGCACATCCAGGTAGGCAGACATGAAATCGCGGTAGTAGTCGCTGTGCACCAGCACGCCATCCAGCTGCTGGACGTTCGAGCGAATCAGCTCCAGCGAACGGCTGCGGTAGGGCTCGCCCAGTTCTTCCAGAAAGACATCGTCCCCCTGGAGAATACAGAACAGAGGCCCCTGAAAATGCTGTTTGATGGCTTTGATCGTGCCTGAGAGCAGGGCATTGCTGAGGCAGATCACATCGGGTTTGAGTGTCTCTCCCAGGAACTGCGCGAGCTCTTCGATTTCGACACCTTCGGCTCCCTGATCTCCTTCCAGCAGGTTGACGGTGAGCGCCCCCAGTTCGTGAGCATCATTGCTGACACCAAAACTGGTAGCGAGATTGATGATCCAGGGAGTATCGAGCCAGTGTTTCAGAAAGCGGGGCAGACGCCGCCAGAGCCGGGAGCGGTAATTGAGATAGACGTTGATGCCCCCCAGGAAAACGGGAGAGCCTGTCATGTTTTCTTCATCGACGCGGATGGGGGTGTAGGTGGGAACCAGGGTTGCTTCGGCTCCCTGCTGCATCATGGCTTTCGTCCAGGTGTTGTCGTGCATACACGCGCCGCAGAACATCCCGGCTCCTCCCGAGGTGATGATGGCGACATGCAGTTTCTGGTCTGGCGGTTGTGACATAAACGGGTTACCTGTGAAAAAACTGGCAGGCAGGTCAGGTCTGGTTCAGATGCCGGGGAGCAATTTCCTGCACAAAACGTTTTAACAAAGCCATGGTTTCGGGGGTATCGTGAATCGAATGGCGAAACTCATCCAGTGAGAGACCGGAGATTTTCGTCACGTATTCGGGGTAGGTATTGAGGCGTCCCAGAAACGATTCCCGATCGAGTTCGGGATGAAACTGGGTACAGTAAATGGGGCGATCCAGAAAGCGATAGGCCTGATTTTCCACGCGGTCAGTTGAGGCTAACAGTTCGGTGCCCGGCGGCAGCTCGACGACCGTATCTTCGTGCCCCATCAGGCCTTGCAGAACTTCTCCGGAGGGTCCAAAGACCGGATCTGCCTTGCCGGATGCGGTCAGACTGACATGATGAACTCCAAGTTCGGCCCGGTTGAGATCGTGGATCACGCGACCTCCCATGGCGCGGGCCATCGCCTGAAATCCCCAGCAGGAGGCGAATGTGGGCTTGCGGGTGTCATGCACGACGCGGAGGCTCTCCAGCGCGATCTCGAGCCAGTCTCCTTCGCCTGCAGCCGAGTAGTGACCACTGCCGCCGATCAGCACCACGTCTGTCTCGGTCAGGTCGGCTTCATGAAGTTGACCGCCGAGGAGATCGAAGACCGAGATCTGACTGACCTGCGTCTCCAGCGAGCGGGCGAAGCAATTGACTTCCTGCTGCCGCATCGGATCGTCAGGGTTGCGAACCTGTAACAAGAGATAGCGTAGTTGTTGCAGCATTCCAGTCCGCTCATTTCCTCATACCGGATCTCTGGCAGAGACACGGTCAATCAGTACTTATTTATGTGTAACGTTTGAGTTCGCAGCTGTCATGCATGACAGCTGTTTTATATTACTATTACTGCACAGGAAATGATATCAAGGTCGGCAGAATCTCGTGTTTTGACCGTCGGCTGTGTGTCACAATCGTTAATACTTCATATATGAACAGATGCCGAATCAGTTTTTTTGCCAAGAATTCATTTTCATTTTATATATCGCTTGACAAAAATCGGGATTCTGGCGATATTCACCATACAACGATTGTTTTTATCTCGTGCATCATCTCCCAGGAGGATTTATACGTTTTCCTTTTTTGAACCTCTTCGATGCATGAATTATTCACGCCAGTCAGCTCGTCCTGACTGGCGTTTTTTTTGGTATCTGCCGTCCTGAACCGTCTACTTTCCACCGGTTCCCGGGCGCCCCAGAAGAGTTCTTCCACAGGCTGAGTGGCCGAGTCCCACTGTTGTGTGTTCATGATTCAGCGGTTTCTGTGTCATGTCCTGCCGCTGGATCATCTGTGTTTCTCGCCTGATCGATGCCTGCTTCGTAGTGGTAATGTTCCTGGCTGGCACTGGTGAAACGGCTAATAAATTTGGCGCCGGTCTGATATTCCTGACGGGGTTTGAAAATGCCCTCGGCAATGGCCCAGTCATAGACGCCGGTATCGAGGGGATACTTTGTCAGCATACCGGAGAGCTGGTGGCGGGCGATCCACTGGTCTGCCGTCTCTTTTGTGGTAAAGATACCGCTGGAAAACTGAGCTGAATCACCATGAAAAACCCAGACCGCCTGATTTTTATCTGTCATTGATATTCCTGAAACCGTGCCTGACAACGGTGACCGAGTGAATTACTCCACGAGAAAACAGGACACGATTCAGTAAAACAGGTTCATGCTGTGATTCAGACGACTTCCGGCAGTGGCAGGTAACCACTGTCGACCAGGTACTGCGGTCGACCGGCGTGATCGGGCATGGTGACCCGTTCGACGTCGATTCCCATGTTGTGATACAGGGTCGCGAAGATTTCCTGGAAGTGAACCGGGCGGTCCTGGGCTTCACCGCCCAGGCGATCCGTGGTGCCGATGATCTGGCCGGTTTTCATGCCACCGCAGGCGAGCAGGGCATTACAGACGCGGGGCCAGTGATCGCGGCCGCTGTTGTTGTTGATCTTGGGAGTCCGTCCGAACTCGCCCCAGGCGATGACGGTGGTATCCTCTGCGAGACCGCGCTGATGCAGGTCTTCAATCAGTGCGGTGATCGCCTGATCGAAATCGGGGAAGTTCTCTTTCGCCCGCTTGAAGTTGCTGCCATGCCAGTCCCAGAAGCTGTAGCTCAAGGTGACCATGCGGGCGCCGGCTTCGACAAGTCGACGGGCCAGCAGGAACTGTTCGTTCAAACGCGGTGCGGCGTCACCCTGCTTGCGTGTCGTACCTTTGCCGTAACGTTCGCGGACGGCAGGATCTTCTCTGGAGACATCGAGTGCTTCCACGAGTCGCCCGGAAGAGAGCACGCCGAAAGCCTGTTCGTTGAACGCATCGAGGCCTTCCATCGAGCCACTGCTGTCGGCTTCACGGCGGAACTGATCGAAGCTGTGCAGCAGTTGTTTGCGATCCTGCAGTCGATCGATGGTGATCCCGTTGAGGGTCAGATCGCCCTTCATTTCGCCGTTCGGATTGAAGGGAGTGTGTGATGTCCCCAGGAAGCTGTTTTTTCCGAAGTTGTACGGGGTGTGCTGCATCTTCGGTGAGAGATTCACATAGGCCGGGGAGGTGGACCGTGGATCCCCTTTGAGGTGCGACAGGGCAGAACCGATTTCTGGCCAGCCACCGGCGGGCTGTTTACGATCACTGTGCCCGGTCATACACTGAAAGGACGCATGCTGACCAATCGAACCGACGAGTGAATTGACATAGACGCACTTATCAGTGATCCGTGCCAGGCGGGGCAGGTGCTCGCAGATCTGAATATCGGGCACGTTGGTCGAGATCGGGTTGAATTCACCCCGGATCTCGGAGGGGGCATCCACTTTCAAATCGTACATGTCCTGGTGCGGCGGTCCGCCCGGCAGGTAGATCATGATGACCGATTTATGAGATTTGCCCGTGCCCGACTGCTGTTCCGCCCGCAGGAGATTGGGCAGCGTGAGACCGCCAAAGCCCAGCGCACCGACTTTGATGAAATTGCGGCGCGAGACTCGATTGCAGAACTTGTTGGCAGAACCGTCAAAAATATTCAGCATCATCAGCTCCAGGGTGGGATCGTACGATGTTTGTTGACATCGGGCAGGGGATCTTGCATTGGATGGAAATTCTTTAGAAGTACCATCTTATCTCTGATCGGCGGAGATGTCCACGTCGATCCACAAAGATCCGGGATCGGTGGCGGTTCCCGGGGAATTTCCCTGTGGTTTCCTCAGAATTAAAAAAACTGTGTCAGACGGCCTGTTCAGGCATGATTTCCCCTGAACAGGCTATTCGAGGCCATGGGTATCGACGTAATGCTTAACGAAATCTTTGAGTTCAGGCTTGTCACACTGAAATCCCATCTTCCGGGCCTGCTGCAGCGTCTGGTCTCCGGTCATCCCCTGTTCGCAGGCGGTTTCCATCATCGCCATGGCACCGGCCCGTTTACCGCTCTTACAGTGCGCAAAGATCGGTTTCGGCAGGTCATCGAACTGAGCCCGAAATTCGTCGACCTGCTGATCGTCGAGCAGGCTCATGGAGACCGGGATGTGACAGTAGTGCATGCCCGCCGATTGAACGGCTTCTCCTTCGGCCTGGGGAGTGAGGGGCATGCCCTCTTCATTCGCCGCCCGGAAGTTCACAATGGTTTTAAAGCCTTCTCGCCCGAATTCGTAGATTTCGTCCCGATTGGGCTGAGGACCGACGGTGATCTGGTCGTTGATTTTCATTGTGTTGTCCATGTGCAGACTCCTCTCCTAATGAAGGTCGAATGTTTCTCTGATCGCCAGTTTCCAAAACCGCAAAAAACATACCAGCGATTCAAATCCAGCGAGACACGAAATTTAGCCGATTCTCCTTCCTTAGAACTGGTTGCTCAGCGTCCATGCTGCCTGCTCGGCTGCCGGTATAAAAAAATTTCTCAATAAATGCGTGATGTTTCCCGGACCGGGACGCCTTACAATGTGTGTGGTCATTTTCCCGCCGGTACTTCCTGTGCGGAAATGACTGCTGTGCGAAAGACTTACCTCTTCCATCAGGAGCCCTGTCATGCGTCGTTCGATTCTGATTCCGGTCTATCTGGGAACGTTACTGCTTACGAGAGGTAGTTTCAAAACCCAAAACTACGTGAACAGTTTGGTATAGTATTTGTACGAGTACCTCCCTCGAAAGGAGGTCTCATTATGACCATGACCCGCGTGTCACGACCTGCCACAGGTCGCAACATTACCGGGTCCAGGACGGAACCAAAACCACAACTCTCGGACGAGCAATGGCTTCTGATCAAAGATCTGTTTCCAGAACCACCGGTAAACGCAGCCGGAGGGCGGCCCAGAGTGGCTCCCCGCGAGTGCCTCGAAGGAATCCTTTGGGTATTAAGGACCGGTGCCCGATGGAAAGATTTACCAACATTTTTACCATCTCCCAGCACCTGCTGGCGGCGTTTCAAGGAATGGACCGAAGACGGTGTCTTCCTGGAAGCGTGGCAGCGATTGCTCGAACACTTAGACCGCCGGAAGCTGGTTGTCTGGTCGGAAGCATTCGGGGATGGCACATTCTGCCCCGCAAAAAAAGGGGCGCCGATGTCGGAAAGACAAAACGGGGAAAGGGAACCAAGCTTATGCTGCTGGTCGACGGAAACGGGCTCCCTCTCGCTTTGGATCGTGCCAGTGCCTCTCCGGCAGAGGTGAAGCTGATTGAATCCCTGCTGGACCAGCGAGTTTTGCCACGCGACCCCGATCGCCTGATTTATGATCGTGCGGCCGACAGCGATCCCCTGCGCACAGAGCTGGCGGAACGGCAGATAGAGCTGATCTGTCCGCATCGCAAGAACCGTGTGAAACCAGCGACGCAAGACGGGCGTGCTCTGCGGCGATATCGACGCCGCTGGAAAGTCGAACGCACCATCAGCTGGCTGTTCAACTTTCGTCGTCTGGTAATACGATATGAACGATACAGTCATTTGTTTTTAGGATTCGCACAACTCGCGTGCGTGTTCACCTTACTTAATAAGTTATGAAACCACTTCTAATGACTTTTACCTCTTTTAAAGGGAAAATACCCGATGCGCCCGCAACCGATGATCGTGGTGAATGATGTCCCCGCCAGCAGCCTCTGGTATCAGCGGCTGTTGAATGTCAAGAGTGGTCATGGCGGTGATGAATACGAACAGCTGGTGCGCGACGACGGGACGCTGATCCTGCAACTGCACCGCTGGGATGTCCACGAACATCGGTTTCTGGGAGATCCGGACGCCCCCAAAGGAAACGGGGCGCTGCTCTGGTTTGAAATCGACGACTTTCCCGACGCAGCTTACCGTGCGGAGGACATGTCGGCAGAGATCCTGGAGGGGCCGCTGGTCAATCCGAATGCGCAGCATCGCGAGATCTGGATCCGCGATCCGGACGGCTATACGGTCGTGCTGGCGTCGAAATACGGGGATCTGTGACAGGACCGCAGAAATTGTTCTGAAAGCCCTACCAGAACGGACCGTGCGAACTATAATCGCGTGAGTTGTTATTTCACGCATCGTTTGCTGAGTGAGCGGAATGGCGCTAGCCACCGGTAATTAGAACCAATTGTCTTCACTCAACCGGCGGCTAGCGCCGTGCCGCTCAGATTTTTAGACCAGGGAATGGGCCGTCCATGTCACGGGAAATTACGTCAGAAATCATCGCTTCGTTTTCCGAGCAGCTGGAAAATCATCCGATCTATGAATCGATGGCGACGCTGGAGGACCTGCAGCGGTTCATGGAACATCATGTCTACTCGGTGTGGGATTTCATGTCGCTGGTGAAAACGCTTCAGGGAATTGTGGCTCCCACTGGAGCGCCATGGGTGCCGGTCGGCGAGGGGAGCATCCGGCGGTTTATCAATGAGATTGTACTGGAAGAAGAATGCGACGAAACCGCGGACGGCGTATACGCGAGCCACTTCGAACTGTATCAGACGGCGATGAATGAAGTCGGTGCCGACACCGGCCCGCTGAATGAGTTCATCAGCACCGTCAAATCGAGCGGAATCGAGAGCGCCCTGGAATTGCCTGCGTTGCCCGAACCATCGCGGCGGTTCACCACTCAGACGTTTGAATTCATCGCGGATGGAGCACCGCACAAAATCGCGGCCGCGTTTGCGCTGGGCCGCGAGCATATCATCCCCAGCATGTTCCGTGCGATCCTGAAGCGGACCGGCGTCTCGGAAACGCAGGCGCCCGTGTTTCACTTCTACCTGAACCGGCACGTGGAACTGGACGGCGACTTCCACGCCCCGCTGTCGCTGCGTCTCCTGAATGGACTCTGCGCGGGAGACGAAGTGAAAATCCAGGAAGCGATCACAGCCGCCCAGGCAGCAGTTCAGGCCCGGCTGCAGTTGTGGGACGGCGTGCTGGAGAGTATTCAGGCGTCTGTTTGAGAAACTAGTATCCTTCATGAACTTCGGGATTCAGGCTTTGCATGTTCTACGATGAAAGACATCCCCATTTAAGCTTAGTCTTTTTGATGGTCCTCGAGGCCATGCAGCATCCTGCAGAACAAATCGTACTGACCCGAAAAGAAGAATTCATCTCAGTAGTATTTTCCTCATCAAACAAAGAACTTGAACGAGACCAGATTCCTAATCGTTTTTGGCATTCGATTCTCTCGGTTCTGCATTGCCTTGCAGGTGAAACAGTTTGCTACAACCCTGAAGGCAATTCGAACTTTTTCCTTCCAGACACTGCCAATACGGAATTCAATTCCATTCTCATTTCAGAGAAATTCCCAAAGTTCAAGAACGGATTCCTTACGGAACTCAGAGAAACAGTAGCGCTGCCATTTCACCTTGAGCTGTCTTTCGCTGACCGGGTTGTTACAATCACAATCAAACAGCAAAAACAA contains:
- a CDS encoding glycine C-acetyltransferase is translated as MYGSIKQELEKTLAEIKEAGLYKAERIITTPQDAHIRVAAGEPVLNMCANNYLGLAENPEVIAAAHEGLDQWGYGLSSVRFICGTQSIHKELEQKLSSFLGTEDTILYTSCFDANGGLFETLLTKEDAIISDELNHASIIDGVRLCKAQRFRYKNNNMQDLEEQLKAAASARFRMIATDGVFSMDGYIANLPAICDLADKYDALVMVDDSHAVGFMGQHGKGTHEFHDVMERIDILTGTLGKALGGASGGYTSGRKEIVELLRQRSRPYLFSNSVAPPIVAASIKAIDLLTASTELRDKLEANTKHFRAGISQVGFDVLEGEHPIVPIMLGDAALAARVADALLQKGIYVIGFSYPVVPQGKARIRTQISAAHSIEDLDFAIEKFKEVKQELGI
- a CDS encoding MotA/TolQ/ExbB proton channel family protein, producing MSQYLSQLSGLSTFIIILACGAHLFFFFVLWVWSRRDLRGIASSLDDFTRGLKHRSLLDSTGHLSDQIEAFLADVNETIEPGANPADRKVLSERVHILDEKRRYLNSHFFETCYNICRTMIEAYPLAGVLGTILAMGAALQTNAGAETGSAISSIVSHFGDAIWSTFAGLAAAILLMFINSVLETSFLGLVENRQHVRDTVVRAKRELALAEGSAANP
- a CDS encoding 2,3-bisphosphoglycerate-independent phosphoglycerate mutase produces the protein MADLHALMKKLQKKNDSKIVLLVSDGLGGLPLEPGGKTELETANTPNLDELAKNGTLGRSIPVLPGITPGSGPGHLGLFGYDPLEFNIGRGVLEALGIDFELGPDDVAIRGNFCTLDDDGNITDRRAGRIASEIGVELCKKLDQIEIPGVEVFVRPVKEYRLVIVLRAKGLGGDIHDTDPQKTGVPPLEPVGNNEASQKTADILKEFLKQATEILKDDRPANLLTMRGIAKMPEIPTFEEVYGTRAAAIAVYPMYRGLARLVSMDVQDAGQTLESQMDRLEKIWDDYDFFFVHYKYTDSTGEDGNFAAKVAKTEEVDSCIPRIKALNPDVLIVTGDHSTPSKMKSHSWHPVPVLLSAENARFDACQSFGESECIKGGLGQFEAKYLMSMAMAHAGRLEKYGA
- a CDS encoding glycosyltransferase family 4 protein — protein: MSQPPDQKLHVAIITSGGAGMFCGACMHDNTWTKAMMQQGAEATLVPTYTPIRVDEENMTGSPVFLGGINVYLNYRSRLWRRLPRFLKHWLDTPWIINLATSFGVSNDAHELGALTVNLLEGDQGAEGVEIEELAQFLGETLKPDVICLSNALLSGTIKAIKQHFQGPLFCILQGDDVFLEELGEPYRSRSLELIRSNVQQLDGVLVHSDYYRDFMSAYLDVPVDHFHKVLLGINLEGYDGTPETSVDAPFTIGFFARICKEKGLQNVVEAFQIFHERHPDSRLLVGGFLGKENEAWFQETTAPLAELKESYQYWGGPASHEEKVDFYKSLSVLSVPTDYQEPKGIFVLEALANGVPVVQPDHGAFPELIDQTGGGLLYPPGDTQALVEAWELLYADKDYRKQLAQQGYERVRQYYNAELMATESLQFFRDRLTANTPAENPR
- a CDS encoding type 1 glutamine amidotransferase translates to MLQQLRYLLLQVRNPDDPMRQQEVNCFARSLETQVSQISVFDLLGGQLHEADLTETDVVLIGGSGHYSAAGEGDWLEIALESLRVVHDTRKPTFASCWGFQAMARAMGGRVIHDLNRAELGVHHVSLTASGKADPVFGPSGEVLQGLMGHEDTVVELPPGTELLASTDRVENQAYRFLDRPIYCTQFHPELDRESFLGRLNTYPEYVTKISGLSLDEFRHSIHDTPETMALLKRFVQEIAPRHLNQT
- a CDS encoding DUF7710 domain-containing protein yields the protein MTDKNQAVWVFHGDSAQFSSGIFTTKETADQWIARHQLSGMLTKYPLDTGVYDWAIAEGIFKPRQEYQTGAKFISRFTSASQEHYHYEAGIDQARNTDDPAAGHDTETAES
- a CDS encoding DUF1501 domain-containing protein, whose protein sequence is MMLNIFDGSANKFCNRVSRRNFIKVGALGFGGLTLPNLLRAEQQSGTGKSHKSVIMIYLPGGPPHQDMYDLKVDAPSEIRGEFNPISTNVPDIQICEHLPRLARITDKCVYVNSLVGSIGQHASFQCMTGHSDRKQPAGGWPEIGSALSHLKGDPRSTSPAYVNLSPKMQHTPYNFGKNSFLGTSHTPFNPNGEMKGDLTLNGITIDRLQDRKQLLHSFDQFRREADSSGSMEGLDAFNEQAFGVLSSGRLVEALDVSREDPAVRERYGKGTTRKQGDAAPRLNEQFLLARRLVEAGARMVTLSYSFWDWHGSNFKRAKENFPDFDQAITALIEDLHQRGLAEDTTVIAWGEFGRTPKINNNSGRDHWPRVCNALLACGGMKTGQIIGTTDRLGGEAQDRPVHFQEIFATLYHNMGIDVERVTMPDHAGRPQYLVDSGYLPLPEVV
- a CDS encoding beta-lactamase hydrolase domain-containing protein, coding for MDNTMKINDQITVGPQPNRDEIYEFGREGFKTIVNFRAANEEGMPLTPQAEGEAVQSAGMHYCHIPVSMSLLDDQQVDEFRAQFDDLPKPIFAHCKSGKRAGAMAMMETACEQGMTGDQTLQQARKMGFQCDKPELKDFVKHYVDTHGLE
- a CDS encoding IS5 family transposase (programmed frameshift), whose amino-acid sequence is MTRVSRPATGRNITGSRTEPKPQLSDEQWLLIKDLFPEPPVNAAGGRPRVAPRECLEGILWVLRTGARWKDLPTFLPSPSTCWRRFKEWTEDGVFLEAWQRLLEHLDRRKLVVWSEAFGDGTFCPAKKGAPDVGKTKRGKGTKLMLLVDGNGLPLALDRASASPAEVKLIESLLDQRVLPRDPDRLIYDRAADSDPLRTELAERQIELICPHRKNRVKPATQDGRALRRYRRRWKVERTISWLFNFRRLVIRYERYSHLFLGFAQLACVFTLLNKL
- a CDS encoding VOC family protein encodes the protein MRPQPMIVVNDVPASSLWYQRLLNVKSGHGGDEYEQLVRDDGTLILQLHRWDVHEHRFLGDPDAPKGNGALLWFEIDDFPDAAYRAEDMSAEILEGPLVNPNAQHREIWIRDPDGYTVVLASKYGDL